One region of Acidimicrobiales bacterium genomic DNA includes:
- the mraY gene encoding phospho-N-acetylmuramoyl-pentapeptide-transferase, translating into MIDLLLSAGIALFVAMLGTPLLISWLRGRGIGQQIREDGPELHLTKAGTPTMGGVALIGSAIIGYLFSHIHATFTTRGIVAAVAVCAASGIGLVDDWIKVHRQRSLGLNKRAKAGAQLIVALAFAILCVTWLKVDTHLSFTRYNSLDFNLGKVGWVIFAVLVIVGCSNAVNLTDGLDGLAAGSSAFTFATFTVIGFVQLKHFSLYRNPAALDEASLAAALIGGCAGFLWFNAAPARIFMGDTGSLGIGTAIATLALLENVDLLLPIVGGLYVVETLSVIAQVASFRFFRRRVFRMAPIHHHFELLGWPETTVIVRFWILAGLFTALSLGAFYADFLSKGGNG; encoded by the coding sequence GTGATCGACCTTCTGCTCTCGGCAGGCATCGCCTTGTTCGTCGCCATGCTGGGAACGCCTTTGTTGATCAGCTGGTTGCGCGGCCGGGGAATCGGGCAGCAGATCAGAGAGGACGGACCGGAACTCCACCTGACCAAGGCAGGAACGCCGACGATGGGTGGAGTAGCGCTGATCGGCTCGGCGATCATCGGCTACCTCTTCTCACACATTCATGCGACCTTCACGACTCGAGGGATTGTCGCCGCGGTCGCTGTGTGCGCCGCGTCGGGGATAGGTCTGGTCGACGACTGGATCAAGGTGCACCGCCAGCGAAGTCTTGGCCTCAACAAGCGGGCGAAAGCGGGTGCACAGCTCATCGTTGCGCTCGCCTTCGCGATCCTGTGTGTCACCTGGCTGAAGGTCGACACGCATCTGTCGTTCACGCGTTACAACTCTCTCGACTTCAACCTGGGGAAGGTCGGCTGGGTCATCTTCGCGGTGTTGGTGATCGTCGGGTGCAGCAATGCCGTGAACCTGACCGACGGTCTGGACGGCTTAGCCGCCGGCTCGTCGGCTTTCACCTTCGCGACGTTCACGGTCATCGGGTTCGTGCAGCTCAAGCACTTCTCGCTGTATCGCAACCCGGCGGCGCTCGACGAGGCGTCGCTTGCCGCGGCGTTGATCGGCGGCTGCGCGGGGTTCCTTTGGTTCAACGCGGCCCCAGCGCGGATCTTCATGGGGGATACCGGATCGTTGGGAATCGGCACGGCGATCGCCACTCTTGCGCTCCTCGAGAATGTCGACCTGCTCTTGCCGATCGTCGGCGGGCTGTACGTGGTCGAGACCCTTTCGGTCATCGCGCAGGTTGCCAGCTTCAGGTTCTTCCGCCGGCGGGTGTTCCGGATGGCTCCCATTCATCACCACTTCGAACTTCTCGGGTGGCCAGAGACGACGGTGATCGTCCGGTTCTGGATACTCGCCGGGTTGTTCACCGCGCTTTCGCTGGGTGCGTTCTATGCCGATTTCTTGTCAAAGGGTGGCAACGGATGA
- a CDS encoding UDP-N-acetylmuramoyl-L-alanyl-D-glutamate--2,6-diaminopimelate ligase, translated as MRLDGLIAEAGLHGLGLVVDVLGDQSIDVSSLTMDSRSVTPGAMFACVVGQRSDGHQFAPEAVESGAGSLLCEHRLDLRVPQVIVPSVRRALGPVADALNGHPSKQLNVVGVTGTNGKTTTCALLSSIFEAFGWSSTTIGTLTQQRTTPEAPDLQALLAGWRDSGGRAIAMEVSSHALDQHRIDATVFAAAIFTNLSPEHLDYHHSMQAYFEAKASLFQKERVGVAVVNVGDPWGRILCDQLQGGSLRCIGYSVDDAHDVELRAGMSRFHWDGQEMQIRIGGRFNVINAIAAATCARELGIPSSVIAEGLGRLEGIPGRFQDVQAGQPFTVVVDYAHTPDGLVQALSSARELSNGRLIVVFGAGGDRDHEKRPLMGSAAARLADLAIVTSDNPRSEDPLAIIDQILAGAEGSANVVVEPDRAAAIAAAVANARDNDIVVIAGKGHERGQEIAGRVMPFDDVEEASSAIARIIASRRYGE; from the coding sequence ATGCGGCTCGACGGGTTGATAGCGGAGGCGGGCTTGCACGGGCTGGGCCTCGTCGTCGATGTACTGGGCGACCAGTCCATCGACGTCAGCTCGCTCACCATGGACTCGCGCTCCGTCACGCCCGGCGCCATGTTCGCGTGCGTGGTCGGGCAGAGAAGTGACGGCCACCAGTTCGCACCCGAGGCGGTCGAGTCCGGCGCAGGGTCGCTCCTCTGCGAGCACCGACTGGATCTGCGGGTTCCGCAGGTGATCGTTCCAAGCGTGCGCCGGGCGCTTGGTCCGGTCGCGGATGCGCTCAACGGGCATCCCTCCAAGCAACTCAACGTAGTGGGAGTCACCGGAACAAACGGAAAGACCACGACTTGCGCGCTCCTCTCGTCCATATTCGAGGCGTTTGGCTGGAGCAGCACGACGATCGGTACGCTTACCCAGCAGCGGACCACGCCGGAGGCTCCGGATCTGCAGGCGCTGCTGGCGGGCTGGCGCGATAGCGGAGGTCGCGCGATCGCCATGGAAGTCTCCTCTCACGCCCTTGACCAGCACCGGATCGATGCGACCGTCTTCGCCGCAGCGATTTTTACCAACCTCAGCCCTGAACACCTCGACTACCACCACAGCATGCAGGCCTACTTCGAAGCGAAGGCGTCGCTGTTCCAAAAGGAGCGGGTGGGCGTGGCGGTGGTGAATGTGGGCGATCCGTGGGGCCGGATCCTGTGCGATCAGTTGCAGGGCGGATCGCTGCGTTGCATCGGGTACTCCGTCGACGATGCGCATGACGTCGAGTTGCGAGCCGGCATGAGCCGTTTCCATTGGGACGGCCAGGAGATGCAGATCCGGATCGGCGGCCGGTTCAACGTGATCAACGCGATCGCGGCGGCGACGTGCGCGCGCGAGCTCGGGATACCTTCCTCGGTGATTGCCGAGGGCTTGGGACGGCTGGAAGGGATTCCCGGCCGTTTCCAGGATGTGCAGGCCGGTCAGCCGTTCACCGTCGTCGTCGACTACGCCCACACTCCCGACGGTTTGGTCCAAGCACTCTCGTCGGCCCGTGAACTCTCCAACGGCCGCCTGATTGTCGTATTCGGCGCCGGCGGCGACCGTGACCACGAGAAACGCCCGTTGATGGGGTCGGCCGCGGCGCGCCTGGCCGATCTGGCGATAGTCACATCCGACAATCCGCGCAGCGAGGACCCCCTCGCCATAATCGATCAGATTCTCGCTGGCGCGGAGGGCAGCGCAAACGTCGTGGTCGAGCCTGATCGTGCCGCTGCGATCGCGGCGGCGGTCGCGAACGCTCGAGATAACGACATCGTCGTCATCGCCGGCAAAGGCCACGAACGCGGGCAGGAAATTGCCGGCAGGGTGATGCCATTCGACGACGTGGAAGAGGCCAGCTCGGCGATCGCCCGGATTATTGCATCGAGGCGGTATGGCGAGTGA
- a CDS encoding penicillin-binding transpeptidase domain-containing protein: MLVVITVAFIAIAAKLVAIQGFDSARYAAVGASEWKQTVTLPAERGAILDRSGNELAMSVPQTTIYADPHQVSDPRSEAEALAPILGISADTLQADLTRSGSFSYLAHTVPDSTAAAVSKLNLPGVYSLKEPKRFYPAGQLAVPLLGSVGVAGAGLGGLEYEYNKILTGTPGKSVEQIDPQGRQIAGGLEQYQAPLAGEDLVLSIDEPLQYDAEQALAQAIVAAHAQGGIALLMDTKTGQILADAQLTMPVAGSNQTPAVPVSIPSPDKTSVSASANQGAASSVPAPQAQPVEAPSASAFTRVYEPGSVNKLVTISAALETGVIKPSDVFTIPNTYGVAGSTFHDAENHPTERWSVTDILVNSSNIGTIQIAQRLGKTNLLNYIHSYGLGSSTDIKFPGESPGLLPSYWSGTSIADVPIGQGIAVTAMQMLASYNSMANGGIYVSPRLVNATIDADGKEHPIPASPSHRVVSPSIAREMTTMLDEVVRVGTGTAADLGPYTVAGKTGTALVPSPHGGYEAGHYVASFAGFVPAENPQITGMVVIDDTPDYGAAASAPTFATIARDALRELGIPPEPKQPPAFGVPLASPKSATEAGEVAGTPLPGLSTPPSVAPTTTVPPAPGGNAPASTTTTVPASRPTEPTPQTTTTVPRTTTAAPRSRSSPSTT, translated from the coding sequence ATGCTCGTCGTAATAACGGTGGCGTTCATCGCTATCGCGGCCAAGCTGGTAGCCATACAGGGCTTCGACTCAGCGCGTTACGCCGCGGTTGGAGCCTCGGAGTGGAAGCAGACCGTCACTCTGCCTGCCGAGCGGGGCGCGATCCTCGACCGCAGCGGCAACGAACTCGCGATGTCGGTCCCGCAGACGACCATCTACGCGGATCCGCATCAGGTGTCTGACCCGCGATCTGAGGCCGAGGCACTGGCGCCGATTCTCGGAATAAGCGCCGACACACTCCAGGCGGATCTAACCCGAAGCGGGAGCTTTTCCTACCTCGCCCATACCGTTCCCGACTCAACGGCAGCGGCTGTCTCGAAGCTCAACCTTCCCGGCGTCTACAGCCTGAAGGAGCCCAAAAGGTTCTATCCCGCAGGGCAGCTAGCGGTCCCGCTCCTCGGATCCGTCGGTGTCGCAGGCGCCGGGCTCGGTGGCCTCGAGTACGAGTACAACAAAATCCTCACGGGCACTCCCGGGAAATCCGTCGAGCAGATTGATCCCCAGGGACGCCAGATCGCCGGCGGGCTCGAGCAGTACCAGGCACCGCTCGCGGGCGAGGACCTGGTGCTCAGTATCGACGAGCCTTTGCAATACGACGCGGAACAGGCTCTGGCGCAGGCCATCGTGGCCGCGCACGCGCAAGGCGGGATCGCGCTGTTGATGGACACCAAGACCGGACAGATCCTCGCGGACGCCCAACTTACGATGCCGGTCGCGGGCAGCAACCAGACTCCGGCCGTGCCGGTGAGCATCCCGTCTCCCGACAAGACAAGCGTTTCGGCCTCTGCCAATCAGGGAGCGGCATCGTCCGTTCCCGCACCGCAGGCTCAACCGGTCGAGGCACCGTCGGCGAGCGCATTCACGCGCGTGTATGAGCCGGGTTCTGTGAACAAACTGGTAACGATATCCGCGGCTCTGGAGACCGGGGTCATCAAGCCGTCGGACGTCTTCACCATCCCCAACACATACGGCGTCGCCGGGTCGACTTTCCACGACGCCGAAAACCATCCGACGGAGCGTTGGAGCGTGACGGATATCCTCGTCAACTCCTCCAACATCGGAACCATTCAGATCGCCCAAAGGCTCGGCAAGACCAACCTTTTGAACTACATCCACAGCTACGGGCTCGGCTCGTCCACCGATATCAAGTTCCCCGGAGAATCCCCCGGTCTGCTTCCGAGCTACTGGTCAGGCACGTCGATCGCGGACGTCCCGATCGGCCAGGGCATCGCGGTCACCGCGATGCAGATGCTCGCCTCGTACAACTCGATGGCCAACGGCGGCATTTACGTCTCCCCGAGGCTCGTCAACGCCACCATCGACGCCGATGGCAAAGAGCACCCGATCCCGGCCAGCCCGAGCCATCGGGTCGTGTCGCCTTCCATCGCCCGCGAGATGACGACGATGCTCGACGAAGTGGTTCGTGTCGGCACCGGCACCGCGGCCGACCTCGGTCCCTACACGGTTGCGGGCAAAACCGGGACGGCTTTGGTTCCGTCTCCGCACGGAGGCTACGAAGCCGGTCACTACGTGGCCAGCTTCGCCGGGTTCGTCCCCGCGGAAAACCCGCAAATCACCGGCATGGTCGTCATCGACGACACCCCGGACTACGGCGCCGCAGCTTCGGCTCCCACTTTCGCGACCATCGCACGCGACGCACTACGCGAGCTGGGTATCCCGCCCGAGCCCAAACAGCCGCCGGCGTTCGGCGTTCCCCTCGCATCGCCCAAGTCGGCTACTGAGGCCGGCGAGGTCGCCGGGACACCGCTACCGGGTCTGTCCACCCCACCTAGCGTCGCTCCGACTACCACTGTGCCCCCGGCTCCGGGTGGGAACGCACCGGCATCGACAACGACCACGGTGCCAGCGTCGCGCCCTACCGAACCAACACCGCAGACGACCACGACCGTGCCGAGAACGACCACGGCCGCCCCGCGGTCCCGATCCAGCCCCTCGACCACCTGA